A stretch of the Desulfobacter sp. genome encodes the following:
- a CDS encoding deoxyribodipyrimidine photo-lyase produces the protein MNVQGPRIKQLNQAEVTEGEYVLYWMQQSQRAEDNHALEYAICEANAQEKMVVVVFGLTQHYPDANLRHYTFLLEGLKETKKTLAQRGIRLIFRIGHPVKQVLDIGQNASMIVCDRGYLKHQRNWRKEVSEKSNCPVVQVETDVVIPIEKVSDKAEYAAYTIRPKIIRQLDNYLIPMNETEVKLSSLYIPIEGAELENIDSILRDMNIDNSISPVSPIFMGGTSKAKARFNLFLDHHFLRYAAHRNEPKFLDISCMSPYLHFGQISPLYLALKIKACEKTNDQAEKSYLEELIVRRELAANFVYYNAAYDSLDCLPAWAKKSLAEHQGDRRKYLYSKSELLECLTHDEYWNAAMKEMIVSGFMHNYMRMYWGKKILEWSPMGMFRILCHGFGSRICLSASGSKSQVREWAFKENCQLGNCQ, from the coding sequence ATGAATGTCCAAGGCCCCCGGATAAAACAACTCAATCAGGCTGAAGTGACTGAGGGTGAATATGTATTGTATTGGATGCAGCAGTCTCAGAGGGCTGAAGACAATCATGCCCTGGAATATGCAATCTGTGAGGCGAACGCCCAGGAAAAAATGGTGGTGGTGGTCTTTGGTTTGACGCAACATTATCCGGACGCCAACCTGAGACATTATACCTTTTTGCTTGAAGGGCTTAAAGAGACAAAAAAGACCCTGGCCCAAAGGGGCATCCGACTGATTTTCAGAATCGGTCATCCGGTAAAGCAGGTTCTGGATATTGGACAGAACGCATCTATGATTGTCTGCGACCGAGGGTACTTAAAGCATCAAAGGAACTGGCGCAAAGAGGTATCGGAAAAGTCAAACTGCCCAGTTGTTCAAGTTGAAACAGATGTTGTGATTCCCATAGAAAAGGTATCAGACAAGGCAGAGTATGCGGCATACACCATACGCCCCAAAATTATTCGGCAGCTGGACAACTACCTCATCCCCATGAATGAGACCGAGGTTAAACTTTCGTCTTTGTATATACCCATAGAGGGGGCGGAACTGGAAAATATAGACTCCATTCTTCGGGATATGAATATTGACAACAGTATTTCACCCGTATCTCCCATTTTCATGGGGGGAACATCTAAAGCAAAAGCGCGGTTTAACTTGTTTTTAGATCACCATTTTTTAAGATATGCAGCTCATCGCAACGAGCCCAAATTTCTGGATATTTCATGCATGAGCCCATATCTTCATTTCGGCCAAATTTCTCCCTTATACCTGGCTTTAAAGATAAAGGCCTGTGAAAAAACAAACGATCAAGCAGAGAAGTCCTACCTGGAAGAGTTGATTGTCAGAAGAGAACTGGCAGCCAATTTTGTTTATTATAATGCAGCATATGATTCTCTGGATTGTCTACCGGCATGGGCAAAAAAAAGTCTGGCAGAACATCAAGGAGATCGCCGCAAATACCTATATTCAAAATCAGAACTTTTAGAATGCCTCACCCATGATGAATACTGGAATGCCGCTATGAAGGAAATGATTGTTTCAGGTTTCATGCATAATTATATGCGAATGTATTGGGGGAAAAAAATTCTGGAATGGAGTCCCATGGGAATGTTCAGAATTCTGTGTCACGGTTTCGGTTCCCGGATCTGCCTCAGCGCCAGCGGAAGTAAAAGTCAGGTCCGAGAATGGGCCTTCAAAGAAAATTGCCAACTGGGAAATTGTCAGTGA
- a CDS encoding pyridoxamine 5'-phosphate oxidase family protein: protein MKLKSYFESTGGTGILSTADSKGHVDAAIYSRPHFIEDKMAFIMRDRLTYQNLETNPHAVYLFMEDGPGYQGKRIYLTKVKQEKNSKQINTLKRRKRDSNPDEDKFLVFFEVDHERPLVGDDHRKEG, encoded by the coding sequence ATGAAACTTAAATCTTACTTTGAAAGTACAGGCGGAACAGGTATTTTATCGACTGCAGACAGCAAGGGCCATGTTGATGCGGCTATTTATTCACGGCCTCATTTTATAGAAGATAAGATGGCATTTATCATGCGGGATCGCCTGACCTACCAAAACTTAGAAACCAACCCCCATGCAGTCTATTTATTTATGGAAGATGGGCCGGGGTATCAGGGGAAAAGGATCTATTTGACCAAGGTCAAGCAAGAAAAAAATTCTAAACAAATAAATACTCTTAAACGCAGAAAACGCGATTCAAACCCTGATGAGGATAAATTCCTTGTATTCTTTGAAGTGGATCATGAAAGACCTCTGGTTGGCGATGATCATCGAAAAGAGGGATAA
- a CDS encoding 4a-hydroxytetrahydrobiopterin dehydratase, giving the protein MESLTMHKCVPCEKGGPVATINEIDAYKSQIPDWEIVDQQKRQFLKRVFHFKNFKQALDFVNKVGDLAETEYHHPTLILDWGRVEVLWTTHKIKGLHKNDFSMAAKTDALV; this is encoded by the coding sequence ATGGAAAGCTTGACTATGCACAAATGTGTGCCCTGCGAAAAAGGTGGCCCTGTTGCTACAATAAATGAAATAGATGCCTACAAATCCCAGATCCCAGATTGGGAAATCGTTGATCAACAGAAACGCCAGTTTCTAAAGCGTGTATTTCATTTTAAAAATTTTAAACAGGCCTTGGATTTTGTCAACAAGGTCGGTGATTTAGCCGAGACAGAGTATCATCATCCAACCCTGATTCTGGACTGGGGTCGGGTGGAAGTGTTGTGGACAACCCACAAAATAAAGGGTCTGCATAAAAATGATTTTTCCATGGCCGCCAAAACAGACGCTTTGGTTTGA
- a CDS encoding SRPBCC family protein has product MQKNILIDKFLPCYTFNEYHEILVDSPIEKVYKAASDVDLSESKTITWLFKIRGLPTKRLNLQGFIHDIGFTHLGCHPPYENLMGFWARAKIVPVPGYEAFAANSISPWIKVVWNFQFEKLEPNKTKFSTETRVLCVASITKLTFGFYWFIIKPFSGLIRQKMLKIIKKDAEAEGMNGET; this is encoded by the coding sequence ATGCAAAAAAATATTCTCATAGACAAATTTTTACCCTGCTACACCTTTAATGAATACCATGAAATCCTTGTCGATTCTCCAATCGAGAAGGTCTATAAGGCTGCATCTGACGTTGATCTTTCAGAATCCAAAACAATAACATGGTTATTCAAAATCAGAGGGTTGCCGACAAAAAGATTAAACTTACAAGGTTTTATCCATGATATTGGGTTTACTCACCTTGGGTGTCATCCCCCCTATGAAAATTTAATGGGGTTCTGGGCAAGGGCTAAAATTGTTCCCGTCCCAGGGTATGAAGCGTTTGCAGCAAATTCGATTTCACCTTGGATTAAAGTTGTTTGGAATTTTCAATTTGAAAAATTAGAACCCAATAAAACCAAATTCAGCACGGAAACCAGGGTCTTGTGTGTTGCATCAATCACAAAACTGACATTTGGCTTCTATTGGTTTATCATAAAGCCGTTTAGCGGGTTAATTCGACAAAAGATGCTTAAAATCATAAAAAAAGATGCCGAAGCAGAGGGTATGAACGGCGAAACCTAA
- a CDS encoding NUDIX domain-containing protein: MTACVDPDPSRNPNRDSFSHCPGCGSKTLKPKSIKSFFCTDCGFSFFINCAAAAMALIFDDQKQLLVTRRKFHPQKGSLDLPGGFSEPGEGIDDCLKREIKEELNLDLVQSAFVCSFANTYPYKSVIYPVTDIAFVCQVKSLDPIAALDDVAGFEFIPVQALDPKAFGMDSVQKTIQFLKEKF; the protein is encoded by the coding sequence ATGACCGCCTGTGTTGATCCGGATCCAAGCCGAAATCCCAACCGTGATTCTTTTTCCCACTGCCCCGGCTGCGGTTCTAAAACCCTAAAACCCAAAAGTATTAAATCCTTTTTTTGCACGGACTGCGGATTTTCATTTTTCATCAATTGCGCAGCAGCAGCCATGGCCCTGATTTTTGATGATCAAAAACAGCTGCTTGTAACCCGGCGCAAATTCCATCCCCAAAAGGGCAGCCTTGACCTGCCCGGCGGATTTTCCGAGCCTGGAGAAGGAATAGACGATTGTCTTAAAAGAGAGATCAAAGAAGAGCTGAACCTGGATCTTGTTCAATCGGCCTTTGTCTGTTCCTTTGCCAACACTTACCCTTATAAATCCGTGATCTACCCTGTCACGGACATTGCCTTTGTCTGCCAGGTCAAAAGCCTTGATCCCATAGCCGCCTTGGATGACGTGGCAGGTTTTGAGTTTATCCCGGTCCAAGCCCTTGATCCCAAGGCTTTTGGCATGGACTCAGTTCAAAAAACCATTCAATTTCTCAAGGAAAAATTTTAG
- a CDS encoding multidrug effflux MFS transporter: MKTNKTIWLLALLSAFPPLSTDMYLPAIPLLQKTWDQPLSTINLTLVGFFISYCICLLFYGPLSDRFGRRPPLLAGIGIYIVASLLCGVSGNVGWLILFRVFQAAGGAAASAMALAISKDVYQGHERGKILAYIGVIMALAPMVAPVIGGWVMIWLSWEYLFFIQAMIGMVAWAGVYRMPETLEQVSAISMVQTAGIYLALLKNKRFIGFTLMMSLVVIPHFSFIGGSADIYITRMGVSEQVFSYFFAMNAAAIMAGSFTFTRMIEKVSSEALMTLSFVGIFIGGLGMVLPWMQGPWGLGLPMAVISFSFGLSRPPSNNLVLEQVDRHGGAASALMVFIYFILGAFSMWLISLDWTDKVFFIGGMGMVCGGSLTGLWLGFSKFAQKPSP; encoded by the coding sequence ATGAAGACAAATAAGACAATATGGCTGCTGGCATTGCTCAGCGCCTTTCCTCCCCTTTCCACAGATATGTATTTACCTGCAATCCCTCTGCTTCAAAAGACATGGGACCAGCCGTTGAGCACCATAAACCTGACTCTGGTCGGTTTTTTTATTTCCTATTGCATCTGCCTTTTATTCTACGGGCCCTTGTCCGACCGGTTCGGCCGGAGACCGCCCCTTTTGGCAGGGATCGGGATCTATATCGTGGCCAGTCTGCTGTGCGGGGTTTCAGGCAATGTGGGCTGGCTGATTTTATTCCGGGTGTTCCAGGCGGCAGGCGGTGCTGCGGCATCTGCCATGGCCCTGGCCATTTCCAAAGATGTGTACCAGGGGCATGAACGTGGGAAAATTCTGGCCTATATTGGAGTGATCATGGCCCTGGCCCCCATGGTGGCCCCTGTTATCGGGGGATGGGTGATGATCTGGCTGTCCTGGGAGTATCTGTTTTTTATCCAGGCCATGATCGGGATGGTTGCCTGGGCCGGGGTCTACAGAATGCCTGAAACCCTTGAACAGGTTTCTGCTATCTCCATGGTGCAGACCGCAGGCATTTACCTGGCGTTATTAAAAAACAAGCGGTTTATAGGCTTTACATTGATGATGTCCCTTGTGGTGATACCTCATTTTTCTTTTATCGGCGGGTCTGCTGATATTTATATCACCCGGATGGGGGTCTCTGAACAGGTTTTCAGCTATTTTTTCGCCATGAATGCCGCTGCCATCATGGCCGGTTCTTTTACATTTACACGGATGATTGAAAAGGTCAGTTCAGAGGCGTTGATGACCCTGAGTTTTGTTGGGATCTTTATTGGCGGCCTGGGAATGGTTTTGCCGTGGATGCAAGGTCCCTGGGGGCTGGGACTGCCCATGGCCGTGATTTCCTTTTCATTTGGGCTGAGCCGGCCGCCCTCGAACAACCTGGTGCTTGAGCAGGTGGACAGGCACGGGGGAGCCGCCTCTGCCTTGATGGTTTTTATTTATTTTATTCTGGGGGCTTTTTCCATGTGGTTGATTTCCCTGGATTGGACTGACAAGGTCTTTTTCATCGGGGGAATGGGAATGGTGTGCGGGGGGAGCCTGACAGGGCTTTGGCTTGGATTTTCAAAATTTGCCCAAAAACCATCACCATAG
- a CDS encoding DUF2284 domain-containing protein, which produces MTKNKDIQKNLSFLIHQAKAQGVSDALIIPSNKILVKKELARYCSQPKCSNFGQSLSCPPHVQGPDQFNQWLKDYTHALFFNIEVPSSILFSYNASQIFAVLHDTAAYLEITAKAMGYDQARAFAGGSCKSIFCHDKPDCQGLSPQGLCRHPDQARPSMSGFGIDVAHLIKIAGWEQQEFIEGKTLAPQKETAGVYGLVLIC; this is translated from the coding sequence ATGACAAAAAATAAGGATATTCAAAAAAATTTATCATTTTTGATTCACCAGGCAAAGGCCCAGGGGGTTTCAGATGCCCTGATCATACCTTCCAACAAAATTCTGGTCAAAAAAGAACTTGCCCGGTATTGCAGCCAGCCTAAATGCAGCAATTTCGGGCAGTCCTTGAGCTGCCCTCCCCATGTTCAGGGCCCGGACCAGTTTAACCAATGGCTTAAAGATTACACCCATGCCCTGTTTTTCAACATAGAGGTTCCTTCCTCTATCCTATTTTCCTACAATGCCAGCCAGATCTTTGCCGTTCTCCATGACACCGCAGCATATTTGGAAATTACGGCAAAAGCCATGGGATATGACCAGGCCCGGGCATTTGCCGGAGGATCCTGCAAATCCATTTTCTGCCATGATAAGCCGGACTGTCAGGGGCTTTCCCCCCAAGGTCTTTGCAGACATCCTGACCAGGCCAGGCCGTCCATGTCCGGTTTTGGTATTGATGTGGCCCATTTGATTAAAATCGCAGGATGGGAACAACAAGAATTCATAGAAGGAAAAACCCTGGCCCCTCAAAAAGAAACTGCCGGGGTCTACGGCCTGGTGCTCATCTGCTAG
- a CDS encoding DMT family transporter codes for MINQSDQMIQGYVFALAATAIWSGNFIVARGLSTLMPPVSLAFYRWLTAVIVFTPFALKGMIKERKTVARHWRYFGITSFLGITCFNTFIYIAGSTTSAVNLSLISISFPIFVLFLDRILFKARLTPAKLFGIVLVLAGVICLITKADVNTLVDISFAKGDLWMVLAAGIFAVYSILLKKKPLNISLFTLQYTCFVLGLIFLVPFFIWEQRLVTHPLLTRATIPAILYVGIFASLAAFLFWHRAIVIMGPAKSGMVYYTLPLFSMVLGSVFLGESLGLVHLASLVLILSGILLTNQ; via the coding sequence ATGATCAATCAATCCGATCAAATGATACAGGGCTATGTTTTTGCCCTGGCGGCTACAGCCATCTGGTCCGGTAATTTTATCGTGGCACGGGGGCTTAGCACGCTGATGCCGCCGGTAAGCCTTGCGTTTTACCGGTGGCTTACCGCCGTGATTGTCTTTACCCCCTTTGCCCTCAAGGGGATGATCAAGGAACGAAAGACTGTGGCCAGGCATTGGCGGTATTTTGGGATTACCTCCTTTTTAGGCATCACCTGCTTTAATACCTTTATTTATATTGCCGGCAGTACTACCTCTGCTGTCAACCTTTCCCTGATCAGTATTTCCTTTCCCATATTTGTCCTTTTTCTGGACCGAATTTTGTTCAAGGCCCGTTTAACCCCGGCAAAATTGTTCGGCATCGTCCTGGTTCTTGCCGGGGTGATCTGCCTGATTACCAAAGCAGATGTCAACACCCTTGTTGATATCTCCTTTGCAAAAGGGGATTTGTGGATGGTTCTGGCTGCCGGGATTTTTGCCGTTTACAGCATTCTGCTCAAAAAAAAGCCCTTAAATATTTCCCTTTTTACCCTTCAATATACCTGCTTTGTTCTGGGGCTTATTTTTTTAGTTCCCTTTTTTATTTGGGAACAACGCCTTGTCACCCATCCGCTTTTAACCCGGGCCACCATCCCGGCGATTTTGTACGTTGGGATTTTTGCCTCTTTGGCTGCATTTTTATTCTGGCACCGGGCAATTGTGATTATGGGGCCTGCAAAATCAGGCATGGTGTATTATACCCTCCCGCTTTTCAGCATGGTCCTGGGAAGCGTTTTTCTGGGAGAAAGTTTAGGGCTTGTCCATCTTGCAAGCCTTGTCCTGATTCTTTCAGGGATCTTGCTCACCAACCAATAG
- a CDS encoding YkgJ family cysteine cluster protein — MNHQEMDADQGGLKAILFNIIQGKLADPNDHGHLVGILREMMDFGQELVQDLEISGQAPKVSCGKGCSYCCHSRVNILPIEALLISGFMDKEFDLTAVEAIKAKIQTNLGLTRGKSFFERVALKEQTPCIFLENGQCRVYEVRPMICRAWNSLDKKGCQAAFANGNADAQIDSSKVRNYVFSTTRDLFGELSCQMGLQADLRQIPEAIGDCLASSSPLVLWGGGGELFKPQFQV; from the coding sequence ATGAATCATCAGGAGATGGATGCGGACCAGGGTGGTCTTAAAGCGATTCTTTTTAATATTATCCAGGGAAAATTGGCAGATCCAAACGACCATGGGCATCTGGTCGGTATTCTCAGGGAAATGATGGATTTTGGGCAGGAGCTTGTTCAGGATCTTGAAATATCCGGACAGGCCCCCAAGGTTTCATGCGGAAAAGGGTGCAGCTATTGCTGCCATTCCAGGGTGAATATCCTGCCCATTGAAGCCCTGCTGATTTCAGGGTTTATGGACAAAGAGTTTGACCTTACGGCCGTTGAAGCCATCAAGGCAAAGATTCAAACCAACCTGGGGCTGACCCGGGGAAAGAGTTTTTTTGAACGGGTTGCCCTGAAAGAGCAAACCCCCTGCATTTTTTTAGAAAATGGCCAATGCAGGGTCTACGAGGTTCGCCCCATGATTTGCAGGGCATGGAATTCTTTGGACAAAAAGGGGTGTCAGGCTGCATTTGCCAATGGAAATGCAGATGCCCAGATAGACAGTTCCAAGGTCCGTAACTATGTGTTCAGTACCACCCGGGATCTTTTTGGAGAACTGAGCTGTCAGATGGGTCTTCAGGCGGATTTACGGCAGATTCCAGAGGCCATCGGGGACTGTCTGGCATCCAGCAGTCCCCTGGTCCTCTGGGGGGGGGGCGGTGAATTGTTTAAACCCCAATTTCAGGTTTAA
- a CDS encoding RNA-binding protein → MNIYVGNLAPSIDQNQLQSMFEEFGTVESVKLIKDRFKGDSKGFAFVEMPNNSEADKAVKALNKLFLEGKHIKVNQSTPDGKKPKKKFKKRRF, encoded by the coding sequence ATGAATATATATGTGGGCAATTTGGCGCCTTCAATAGACCAAAACCAACTTCAATCCATGTTTGAAGAATTCGGCACCGTGGAAAGCGTCAAATTGATCAAAGACCGATTCAAAGGTGATTCCAAGGGATTCGCCTTTGTTGAAATGCCCAACAACTCAGAGGCGGACAAGGCGGTTAAAGCCCTGAACAAACTCTTTTTGGAAGGAAAACATATCAAGGTCAACCAGTCCACGCCGGACGGCAAAAAACCCAAAAAGAAATTTAAGAAAAGACGGTTTTAA
- a CDS encoding DEAD/DEAH box helicase — protein sequence MPFKQLGLCPAILDSISTQGYTSPTPIQARAIPLILQDRDILAGARTGTGKTAAFALPLLQKLSTVKPAHGHPRALIITPTRELAAQVDDSIRAYGQNLYLRSMVMFGGVNINPQIKGLKKGIDILVATPGRLIDHVNRKTVNLSKVEVLILDEADRMLDMGFIRDIQKIMTYLPKNRQNMLFSATYSQEIKGLAKGLLKNPAMVEVSRGNTTVQKINQKVYPVSQTDKRGLLSSLIRKGKWQQVLVFTRTKHRANRLTKQLISDGIEAAAIHGNKSQATRTRALADFKKGNIKTLVATDIAARGLDIQHLPHVVNFDLPHVAEDYIHRIGRTGRAGASGIALSLVSAEEQGLLGKIERLMKQKIQVENAAFTSTSQLNAPKKQAPKNPRPRKSEKKNGSNWLPKGL from the coding sequence ATGCCATTTAAGCAACTAGGGCTGTGCCCTGCCATACTTGATTCTATTTCAACCCAGGGTTACACAAGCCCGACCCCCATCCAGGCCAGAGCGATTCCCCTTATTTTACAGGACCGAGACATATTGGCAGGGGCCAGAACCGGTACGGGAAAAACAGCGGCCTTTGCCCTGCCCCTGCTCCAGAAATTGTCAACGGTCAAACCCGCACACGGCCATCCAAGGGCCCTGATCATCACCCCGACCCGGGAGCTGGCCGCCCAGGTGGATGACAGCATTCGAGCCTATGGGCAAAATCTTTACCTCAGGTCCATGGTCATGTTCGGCGGTGTGAACATCAATCCCCAGATCAAAGGCCTGAAAAAAGGGATTGATATTCTAGTGGCCACTCCCGGACGCCTCATTGATCATGTCAACCGGAAAACGGTCAACCTTTCAAAGGTTGAGGTTCTCATCCTTGATGAAGCCGACCGGATGCTGGATATGGGATTTATCCGTGATATTCAAAAAATCATGACCTATCTTCCTAAAAACCGCCAGAACATGCTTTTTTCAGCCACCTATTCCCAAGAGATCAAGGGACTGGCCAAGGGGTTGCTTAAAAATCCGGCCATGGTTGAGGTCTCCAGGGGAAACACCACGGTCCAAAAAATCAATCAAAAAGTATACCCTGTGTCCCAGACGGACAAAAGAGGCCTGCTTTCCAGCCTGATTCGCAAGGGAAAATGGCAACAGGTTCTGGTTTTTACCCGGACCAAACACCGGGCAAACCGCTTGACCAAACAATTGATCAGTGACGGAATTGAAGCGGCCGCTATCCATGGAAACAAAAGCCAGGCCACCCGGACCCGGGCCCTTGCCGATTTTAAAAAAGGAAATATTAAAACCCTTGTGGCAACAGATATTGCTGCCCGGGGGCTTGATATTCAACACCTGCCCCATGTGGTTAATTTTGACCTGCCCCATGTGGCTGAAGATTATATCCACAGGATCGGACGTACTGGCCGTGCCGGGGCAAGCGGTATTGCCCTTTCCTTGGTCAGTGCCGAAGAACAAGGGTTGCTTGGCAAAATTGAGCGTCTCATGAAACAAAAAATCCAGGTTGAAAATGCAGCATTCACCTCAACCTCCCAATTAAACGCCCCCAAAAAACAGGCCCCCAAAAACCCAAGACCCAGAAAAAGTGAAAAAAAGAACGGGTCAAACTGGCTTCCCAAAGGCCTTTAA
- a CDS encoding tetratricopeptide repeat protein yields the protein MTEHTVEEQLASSIKELTALEAKWGQDHPELVNTLSRIGSLYWDAGQFAKAVTYGEKVLNIIENQLGPNDFQVVTSAENLIAGLVKIRQFAKAMKIRNQIFKQLDKSHPRFAYFQALKAYIAKESTKSGFRPPSRRKKKKG from the coding sequence ATGACTGAACATACCGTTGAAGAACAATTGGCTTCATCCATAAAAGAGTTAACCGCGCTTGAAGCAAAATGGGGACAAGACCATCCCGAACTGGTCAATACCTTGAGCCGAATCGGCAGTCTGTACTGGGATGCCGGGCAGTTTGCCAAGGCCGTAACCTATGGGGAAAAGGTTTTAAATATTATTGAAAATCAATTGGGGCCCAATGATTTCCAGGTGGTCACCAGTGCAGAGAATCTGATAGCCGGCCTGGTCAAGATCCGGCAGTTTGCAAAGGCAATGAAAATCCGGAATCAAATTTTCAAACAATTGGACAAGAGTCATCCTCGGTTTGCCTATTTTCAGGCATTAAAAGCCTATATTGCCAAGGAAAGCACAAAGTCAGGCTTTCGTCCCCCGTCCAGACGGAAAAAAAAGAAAGGCTGA
- a CDS encoding adenylate/guanylate cyclase domain-containing protein has product MEAVFGAPLSLAGHERAAVKAAIDMRTRLEALNKTLQAQGYQGLKHGIGIHTGQVLAANIGARERIAYSLIGDTVNTASRIQDMNKKFKTDILVSKDIVQNAGRGVEFVQMPGVRLKGKTKKVTLFSVIKASTKTSALSALAPNPFCSFQA; this is encoded by the coding sequence ATCGAGGCGGTATTTGGTGCCCCCCTTTCTTTGGCCGGACATGAACGGGCTGCGGTAAAGGCTGCCATTGATATGAGAACGAGGCTTGAGGCACTCAATAAAACACTTCAGGCCCAGGGCTATCAGGGGTTAAAGCACGGCATCGGGATTCATACGGGTCAGGTGTTGGCCGCCAATATTGGGGCCAGGGAAAGAATCGCTTACAGCCTGATCGGGGATACCGTGAATACCGCATCAAGGATCCAGGATATGAACAAAAAATTCAAAACAGATATTCTGGTTTCCAAAGATATTGTTCAAAATGCAGGCAGGGGGGTTGAGTTTGTTCAAATGCCCGGAGTCAGGTTAAAGGGAAAAACTAAAAAGGTCACCCTCTTCAGCGTTATCAAGGCGAGCACGAAAACGTCAGCCCTCAGTGCCTTGGCGCCAAACCCGTTCTGCTCTTTTCAGGCTTAG
- a CDS encoding MarR family transcriptional regulator — MEKNKITVDQVSRFNKAFHTLWLKIMTSRPESKSDKLKGLTFSDMHVISMAYEEPDIILKDIRERLRLPQTTLSSIVAKLEKKGFVQRIINPRDYRSFSLKITPRGEEMMTAHMELDDKQNRHILQSLEPEEREAFIRLFAKVADKFNF; from the coding sequence ATGGAAAAAAACAAAATAACAGTCGATCAGGTCAGCAGGTTCAACAAGGCCTTTCATACGCTTTGGCTTAAAATCATGACCAGCAGGCCGGAATCAAAGTCTGATAAACTTAAAGGGCTCACCTTTTCTGATATGCATGTGATCAGCATGGCATATGAAGAACCGGATATCATTTTAAAGGATATCCGTGAAAGACTCAGGTTGCCCCAGACAACCCTGAGCAGCATTGTGGCCAAGCTGGAAAAAAAGGGATTTGTCCAAAGGATCATCAATCCCAGGGATTACCGGTCTTTTTCACTCAAGATCACCCCCAGGGGCGAAGAGATGATGACCGCCCACATGGAGCTGGATGACAAACAGAACCGTCACATTTTGCAATCCCTTGAGCCCGAGGAAAGAGAGGCATTTATCAGGCTATTTGCCAAGGTGGCGGACAAATTTAATTTCTGA
- a CDS encoding outer membrane lipoprotein-sorting protein: MLLIHFSQNAIADKPLSPEQIIEKGNDASKVKGLQAVATLIIVDQKGRKRIKNYAQVSKMTKDGDTEKVLFKFLSPADVKGIGILTYDYHKADDDTWIYLPSLRKTRRIVSSQKSKSFMGSEFSYADTSRPIIDDFKYTNLGKAVVKGQTCWVIQAIPKTDDVADENGFTKKISWISKADFIERKADYYDYQGEIFKQLAVNQVKEIDAVNHKYKIMDMVMTNVKNNRKSIFKYNDIKFTPENNDAYFTSRFLEKGR, from the coding sequence ATGCTTTTAATCCACTTTTCTCAAAATGCTATTGCAGACAAACCGCTCAGTCCCGAGCAGATCATAGAAAAAGGAAATGATGCAAGTAAGGTTAAAGGTCTACAAGCTGTTGCAACCTTAATCATCGTTGATCAAAAAGGACGAAAAAGGATCAAAAACTATGCCCAGGTGAGTAAAATGACCAAAGATGGCGATACTGAAAAAGTTCTGTTTAAATTTCTTTCCCCTGCCGATGTTAAAGGCATTGGCATTCTAACGTACGACTATCATAAAGCCGATGACGATACATGGATTTATTTGCCGTCATTGCGCAAGACACGAAGGATTGTAAGCTCCCAGAAATCAAAAAGTTTTATGGGCTCTGAATTCTCCTATGCGGATACATCCAGACCCATAATTGATGACTTTAAATACACGAATTTAGGGAAGGCTGTGGTTAAAGGCCAAACCTGCTGGGTCATTCAGGCCATACCGAAAACTGACGACGTTGCCGATGAAAACGGGTTTACCAAAAAAATTTCCTGGATAAGCAAAGCCGATTTTATCGAACGTAAGGCTGATTACTATGATTATCAAGGAGAAATTTTCAAACAATTGGCCGTTAATCAAGTCAAAGAAATCGATGCTGTTAACCACAAGTATAAAATCATGGATATGGTGATGACCAATGTAAAAAATAATAGAAAATCAATATTTAAGTATAATGATATTAAATTTACACCCGAAAATAATGATGCTTATTTCACATCACGCTTCCTTGAAAAAGGCAGATAA